One genomic segment of Hordeum vulgare subsp. vulgare chromosome 2H, MorexV3_pseudomolecules_assembly, whole genome shotgun sequence includes these proteins:
- the LOC123429122 gene encoding ent-kaur-16-ene synthase, chloroplastic-like: MSTAKVLLPVPKSVSHHHQRNPLRLAFAHGSTEAFFPPSIRRRPSLHSIRTRSRKISACTAYVESRPLGERNVNRQNMDREARIRKQLQNPKFSPSPYDTAWVAMVPLPGSLQDPCFPQCVEWILQNQHGNGYWGSGEFDSPASRDVLLSTLASVIALKKWNVGPEEIMRGLQFIGRNFSIIMDEQTTAPIGYNLTFSSLLILAIEMGLELPVSHADINVIVRHREMEIERLDAEKSSTKEVYSSYVAEGLVNVLDLSEVMTFQKKNGSLFNSPSATAAALIRNYDLGAFEYLNLIVSEFGSAVPAMYPLTVHYQLSMVDTLQKVGISRFFSSEINHILDKTYSLLLKRDDEIMSNVETCAVAFRILRMNRYDVSSDVLSHVAEASTLLDPPQEYVTDTKSLLELYKASKVILSQNELVLEKIEKWSRSLLKEIMCSDMAQRIPAVIEEVEYALKIPFYATVDPLDHKWSIEHFDAMDSHMMKTKYIIRSCGVNKDILALAVEDFCVSQSIYQREVEHLDSWEKECRLGELQFARQKMKYCYLCAAASITPHELSEARVACAKATILTIVIDDFFDSGAGSPEALANLISLAEKWEDPHEDDFHSEEVKILFYALYKTMNQIAAAASPLQNRDVTKELVETWLALMRTEMTEVEWRNSKHLPSFEEYMKVAYVSFALGPIVHTPMYFLGVNFPEHVLRDEEYDELFTIMSSCCRLLNDIRGFERELSHGKLNSTLLLVRHSGGSLSIEEAKQEIQRSIASLTTDLLRLLLREDKVVPMPCKEIFWRFNQTGHLFYTRIDGFTSPEEMVGAVNAVVYDPLKLQGGTVPSLSAQLEN; this comes from the exons ATGTCGACGGCCAAGGTGTTGCTCCCGGTGCCTAAGTCTGTCTCTCACCATCATCAAAGGAACCCTCTTCGCCTCGCCTTTGCCCATGGCTCCACCGAAGCATTCTTCCCGCCTAGTATCCGTCGTCGCCCCTCCCTCCACTCGATTCGCACGAGGTCTCGGAAGATATCTGCTTGTACGG CATATGTCGAGAGCAGGCCGTTGGGGGAACGAAATGTAAACCGACAAAACATG GATCGGGAGGCCAGGATAAGGAAGCAGCTACAAAACCCAAAATTCTCGCCATCACCGTATGACACGGCATGGGTAGCTATGGTTCCATTGCCGGGTTCTCTTCAGGATCCATGTTTCCCACAGTGTGTGGAATGGATATTGCAAAACCAACATGGCAATGGATATTGGGGATCCGGTGAATTTGACTCACCAGCCAGCAGGGATGTTCTGTTATCCACATTGGCAAGTGTTATTGCACTTAAGAAATGGAATGTTGGCCCTGAGGAAATAATGAGAG GACTACAATTTATTGGAAGAAATTTCTCTATAATCATGGATGAGCAGACAACTGCTCCAATTGGCTACAATCTCACTTTCTCTTCTTTGCTCATCCTGGCCATTGAGATGGGTCTGGAACTTCCCGTTAGCCATGCCGACATTAATGTGATAGTTCGCCATCGGGAGATGGAAATAGAAAG ACTTGACGCGGAGAAATCTTCGACGAAAGAAGTATACTCATCTTATGTTGCTGAAGGGTTAGTAAACGTGCTAGACCTGAGTGAAGTTATGACGTTCCAAAAGAAGAACGGATCATTGTTCAACTCTCCATCCGCAACTGCTGCTGCATTAATTCGCAACTATGATCTGGGAGCCTTCGAATACCTAAATTTGATTGTCAGTGAATTTGGAAGTGCAG TACCTGCAATGTATCCACTAACGGTACATTATCAGCTTTCTATGGTGGATACGCTCCAAAAGGTCGGAATATCTCGTTTTTTTTCTTCTGAGATAAATCACATTTTGGACAAGACATATAG TCTGTTGTTAAAGAGAGACGATGAAATCATGTCCAATGTAGAAACATGTGCAGTGGCGTTTCGTATTTTACGAATGAATCGTTATGATGTGTCCTCAG ATGTGTTGTCCCATGTTGCTGAAGCGTCCACTTTACTTGACCCACCTCAAGAATATGTTACTGATACAAAATCCCTATTGGAACTATACAAGGCTTCAAAAGTTATTTTGTCACAAAATGAATTGGTCTTGGAGAAAATTGAAAAATGGTCGAGAAGCTTGTTAAAGGAAATAATGTGCAGTGATATGGCCCAAAGAATACCTGCGGTCATTGAAGAG GTAGAGTATGCTCTTAAAATTCCATTCTATGCCACAGTGGACCCTCTAGATCACAAGTGGAGCATTGAACATTTTGATGCAATGGATTCTCATATGATGAAGACAAAATACAT AATCAGGTCATGTGGTGTCAATAAAGATATTCTTGCTTTGGCTGTTGAGGACTTCTGTGTTTCTCAATCTATTTACCAGCGTGAAGTCGAGCACCTTGATAG TTGGGAGAAAGAGTGCAGGCTTGGGGAGCTACAATTTGCACGACAGAAGATGAAATATTGTTATCTCTGCGCTGCTGCCTCCATAACTCCACATGAACTGTCTGAAGCTCGTGTTGCTTGTGCCAAAGCTACTATACTCACAATTGTCATTGATGACTTCTTCGATTCTGGAGCAGGATCACCCGAAGCACTAGCAAACCTCATAAGTTTAGCTGAGAA ATGGGAGGATCCTCATGAAGATGACTTCCACTCAGAGGAGGTTAAAATTCTATTCTATGCTCTGTATAAAACAATGAACCAGATTGCGGCAGCTGCTTCTCCATTACAAAACCGTGATGTTACCAAGGAGCTGGTTGAAACA TGGCTAGCTCTAATGAGGACTGAGATGACTGAGGTAGAATGGAGAAATAGCAAACATCTACCAAGTTTTGAGGAATACATGAAGGTCGCATATGTCTCGTTTGCACTAGGTCCCATTGTGCACACACCAATGTATTTTCTCGGAGTAAACTTCCCGGAGCACGTGCTCAGGGATGAAGAGTATGATGAGTTATTTACCATAATGAGCTCATGTTGCCGTCTTTTGAACGATATTCGAGGCTTTGAG AGGGAGCTCAGCCATGGTAAACTAAATAGCACTTTACTGCTTGTTCGTCACAGTGGTGGCTCCCTGTCCATAGAAGAGGCTAAACAGGAGATACAGAGGTCCATAGCTTCACTAACAACAGACCTGCTAAGGTTGCTTCTTAGAGAAGATAAAGTTGTTCCCATGCCATGCAAGGAGATCTTCTGGAGGTTCAACCAGACAGGTCACCTGTTCTACACTCGGATCGATGGTTTCACCTCGCCGGAGGAAATGGTTGGCGCTGTGAATGCAGTGGTCTACGATCCCCTGAAGCTCCAAGGTGGAACCGTCCCATCTTTGTCTGCTCAATTGGAAAATTAA